The following coding sequences lie in one Maribacter forsetii DSM 18668 genomic window:
- a CDS encoding aspartate dehydrogenase domain-containing protein — protein MKIAIIGFGNIGKYLAKWVVNEPSYELKYIITRTQIDKEDSDFANQPVVFKKEINSDLINDVDIIIECATKEVVTQLLKFDEINRIGKKIIIISTGGLYQNKATLDKFKKCDFILPVGAISGLDAIKAVNDEITSIKIKTTKHPKSLEGAPFFETSKIELSSIKTSQTIWEGEVSEAVKQFPKNINVAASIYFASKCEELKIEIVADPNTTNNMHEITCEGDFGKIYTRTENKPSPANPKTSFLAVKSVVSILRNMNSNIKIN, from the coding sequence ATGAAAATAGCTATAATAGGTTTTGGAAATATTGGTAAATATCTTGCAAAATGGGTTGTTAATGAGCCCAGTTATGAGTTAAAATATATTATAACTAGAACACAAATTGATAAAGAGGATAGCGATTTTGCAAATCAACCTGTAGTATTTAAAAAAGAAATTAATTCTGATCTGATCAATGATGTAGACATTATTATTGAATGTGCTACAAAGGAGGTTGTAACGCAACTGTTGAAATTTGACGAAATAAATCGTATCGGTAAAAAAATTATTATTATCAGTACGGGTGGATTGTATCAAAACAAAGCAACATTAGATAAGTTCAAAAAATGTGATTTTATTTTACCGGTAGGAGCAATATCAGGGCTAGATGCTATAAAAGCTGTTAATGATGAAATTACTTCAATTAAGATAAAGACAACAAAGCATCCTAAAAGTTTGGAGGGAGCTCCGTTTTTTGAAACCTCAAAAATTGAATTATCATCTATAAAAACGTCTCAGACTATTTGGGAAGGTGAAGTAAGTGAAGCCGTAAAACAATTTCCTAAAAATATTAATGTTGCTGCTAGTATCTATTTTGCATCTAAATGTGAAGAATTAAAAATTGAAATAGTTGCAGACCCTAACACTACTAATAATATGCACGAGATAACGTGTGAGGGCGATTTTGGTAAGATTTATACGCGAACGGAGAATAAACCAAGTCCGGCTAATCCAAAAACAAGTTTTTTAGCTGTTAAGAGTGTAGTTAGTATTCTGAGAAATATGAATTCAAATATTAAAATCAATTAA
- a CDS encoding START-like domain-containing protein: MSDKIKFEIEFVIQSSPQMLYQYLATPSGLSEWFADNVNSRGEKFTFIWDGAEEEAKLLKRKTDEFVRFAWDEAEDDSFFEMKIIVDEITKDVSLFITDFAEDDEIDESKMLWTNQVSDLKQVLGSS, translated from the coding sequence ATGAGCGATAAAATAAAATTTGAAATAGAGTTTGTAATTCAGTCTTCACCACAGATGTTATATCAATACCTTGCAACACCATCTGGACTGTCAGAGTGGTTTGCGGATAACGTGAACTCAAGAGGTGAGAAGTTTACATTTATATGGGACGGAGCTGAAGAAGAAGCTAAATTGTTGAAAAGAAAAACAGACGAGTTTGTACGTTTTGCTTGGGATGAAGCAGAAGATGATAGCTTTTTTGAAATGAAAATAATTGTTGATGAAATAACGAAAGATGTTTCATTGTTTATAACTGACTTCGCAGAAGATGACGAAATTGATGAGTCTAAAATGCTTTGGACCAACCAAGTGTCAGATTTAAAACAGGTGTTAGGATCATCTTAA
- a CDS encoding aminotransferase class IV: MFNFNGELLEDNTSFLNEKNRGVQLGDAVFEELRVLNGDIIFLEDHYLRLMSSMRILRMEIPMNFTMEFMEEEILKCISENDLKVAKQIKFTVFRNSLDDFSISDNTISYFITSKTLTNPFFILNQDDYEVELFKDFYKNSSMLSNLDSNNKVLSVVGAIYAQENDYQDCLLLNERKQVIEALNGNLFVVKGNQIKTAPLTDGCINSILRKKLIEMLSKLNDFEFLEDSISPFELQKADELFIVNNIDGIISVTKYRKKKFVNTIAKNLIGKLNAAARMSLTKSV, from the coding sequence ATGTTCAATTTTAATGGCGAACTTCTAGAGGATAACACTTCTTTTTTAAACGAAAAGAATAGGGGAGTACAGCTTGGTGATGCCGTTTTTGAAGAATTACGCGTTCTAAACGGTGACATAATTTTTTTAGAGGATCATTATTTACGATTAATGTCTTCCATGAGAATTTTGCGAATGGAGATTCCTATGAATTTTACAATGGAGTTTATGGAAGAAGAAATTCTAAAATGTATCTCTGAGAACGATTTAAAAGTAGCCAAACAAATAAAGTTCACCGTTTTTAGAAATAGCTTAGATGACTTTTCTATTTCTGATAATACCATTTCTTATTTTATTACTAGTAAAACATTAACCAATCCTTTTTTTATTCTAAATCAGGATGATTATGAAGTGGAGCTTTTTAAGGATTTCTATAAGAATTCTAGTATGCTATCTAATCTAGATTCTAATAATAAAGTATTGAGTGTCGTAGGAGCTATTTACGCTCAAGAAAATGATTATCAAGATTGTTTGTTGCTTAATGAGAGAAAGCAGGTTATAGAAGCTCTAAATGGTAATTTATTTGTAGTTAAGGGTAATCAAATTAAAACAGCCCCTTTAACAGATGGTTGTATAAATAGCATATTAAGAAAAAAGCTTATTGAGATGTTATCCAAACTAAATGATTTTGAGTTTTTGGAAGATAGTATTTCGCCTTTTGAACTTCAAAAAGCAGATGAATTATTCATTGTAAATAATATTGACGGTATTATTTCCGTAACAAAATATAGAAAGAAAAAGTTTGTCAATACAATTGCAAAAAACCTGATTGGTAAATTAAATGCAGCGGCAAGAATGTCTTTAACTAAAAGTGTTTAG
- a CDS encoding YqgE/AlgH family protein — translation MIALKPTKGKLLVAEPSLTGDVSFNRSVVLLAEHSNEGSVGFILNKPLEYQINELVTEIEIPFQVYNGGPVEQDNLYFIHKVPHLIDNSVEISDGIYWGGDFETTVELINREIISEDDIRFFLGYSGWSSLQLDEELTSKSWIVVENEHESRIIQKAAKAIWKENMIQLGGDYLLWSNAPENPSLN, via the coding sequence ATGATCGCATTAAAACCAACCAAAGGAAAATTACTTGTTGCCGAGCCGTCTTTAACAGGAGACGTTTCTTTCAACAGGTCCGTTGTATTGTTAGCAGAACATAGCAATGAAGGTTCTGTTGGTTTTATTCTAAATAAGCCTTTAGAATACCAAATAAACGAGCTTGTAACTGAAATTGAAATCCCTTTTCAAGTATATAACGGTGGACCTGTAGAACAGGATAATCTTTATTTTATCCATAAAGTACCTCACCTAATAGATAATAGCGTAGAAATATCTGATGGTATTTATTGGGGCGGTGATTTTGAAACAACCGTAGAACTAATTAATAGAGAGATTATTTCTGAAGATGATATAAGGTTCTTTTTAGGTTATTCCGGCTGGTCTTCATTACAATTAGATGAAGAATTGACCTCTAAATCATGGATTGTTGTTGAAAATGAACATGAAAGTAGAATCATACAAAAAGCCGCAAAAGCAATTTGGAAAGAAAACATGATTCAATTAGGTGGTGATTACCTTCTTTGGTCTAACGCTCCAGAAAACCCTAGTTTAAACTAA